In Halomonas alkalicola, the following proteins share a genomic window:
- a CDS encoding 23S rRNA (adenine(2030)-N(6))-methyltransferase RlmJ, with translation MLSYQHAYHAGNFADVHKHLTLHAVIDHLLRKDSSITYIDTHAGRGLYPLDAAETSRLQEYRDGVIPLWKARQALAREPLLGDWLAALASAQPDPSRLTHYPGSPWWMGHRLRAQDQQWLFELHPGEHEHLSQQPFPAAAQRIHGDGLKGLLQRLPVKTPRLCVLIDPSYERKEEYLEVAETLLTAMRKARHAVMLVWYPLLPAGRHRELLEALRDGGLRKVWYGEFTRQAPSEAERGMYGSGMLVVNPPWGLDERLAAAMAPVVAHLGSPGSYRSGWWVEE, from the coding sequence ATGCTTTCCTATCAGCACGCCTACCACGCCGGCAACTTCGCCGACGTCCACAAGCACCTGACCCTGCATGCGGTCATCGATCATCTTTTACGTAAAGATTCTTCGATTACGTACATCGATACCCATGCCGGTCGCGGCCTCTATCCACTCGATGCCGCCGAGACCTCCCGGCTGCAGGAGTACCGGGACGGGGTCATCCCGCTCTGGAAGGCCCGCCAGGCGCTGGCCAGAGAACCGCTGCTGGGCGACTGGCTCGCGGCCCTGGCGAGTGCCCAGCCTGACCCTTCGCGGCTGACCCACTACCCCGGTTCCCCCTGGTGGATGGGTCATCGGCTGAGGGCCCAGGACCAGCAGTGGCTCTTCGAGCTGCACCCCGGCGAGCACGAGCACCTGAGCCAGCAGCCCTTCCCGGCAGCCGCCCAGCGGATCCATGGCGATGGCCTCAAGGGCCTGCTTCAGCGGCTGCCGGTCAAGACGCCGAGGCTCTGCGTGCTGATCGACCCCAGCTACGAGCGCAAGGAGGAGTATCTCGAGGTGGCCGAGACGCTGCTGACGGCCATGCGCAAGGCGCGTCATGCGGTGATGCTGGTGTGGTATCCGCTGCTGCCGGCGGGCCGCCACCGCGAGCTGCTGGAAGCGCTCCGCGACGGGGGGCTGCGCAAGGTCTGGTACGGCGAATTCACCCGGCAGGCCCCCAGCGAGGCGGAGCGCGGTATGTATGGTAGCGGCATGCTGGTGGTCAACCCGCCCTGGGGCCTCGACGAGCGCCTGGCCGCGGCGATGGCGCCCGTGGTGGCCCACCTGGGCTCGCCGGGGAGCTATCGCAGCGGCTGGTGGGTGGAGGAGTAG
- a CDS encoding OmpA family protein yields MIKPTRFLVPLAAAALLVGCATTDPYSGQTQRSQTGTGAAIGAAVGAAAGALSGDGSTSRRDRALIGAAVGAAAGAGIGAYMDRQEEELRQSTRGTGIEVDRRGDDIVLNMPSSVTFGFDSSELTMSARNALNDVASILTQYTDTRVNIAGHTDSTGNADYNQRLSERRAESVGNYLAQAGVSRNRLYMTGYGPSQPVASNATEEGRAQNRRVEITLTPIESQFQ; encoded by the coding sequence ATGATCAAGCCCACTCGCTTCCTCGTCCCGCTTGCCGCCGCTGCCCTGCTGGTGGGTTGCGCCACGACCGACCCCTATTCCGGCCAGACCCAGCGCAGCCAGACCGGCACGGGTGCCGCCATCGGGGCCGCCGTGGGGGCCGCCGCGGGCGCGCTGAGCGGTGACGGCAGCACCAGCCGCCGTGATCGCGCGCTGATCGGTGCCGCCGTGGGCGCCGCCGCCGGTGCCGGCATCGGCGCCTACATGGATCGCCAGGAGGAGGAGCTGCGTCAGAGCACCCGCGGTACCGGCATCGAGGTCGATCGTCGCGGCGACGATATCGTGCTCAACATGCCGAGCAGCGTGACCTTCGGCTTCGACTCCAGCGAACTGACCATGAGCGCTCGCAACGCCCTCAACGACGTGGCGTCGATCCTGACCCAGTACACCGATACCCGGGTCAACATCGCCGGTCACACCGACAGCACCGGCAACGCCGACTACAACCAGCGTCTCTCCGAGCGTCGCGCCGAATCCGTCGGCAACTACCTGGCCCAGGCGGGCGTCTCGCGCAATCGCCTCTACATGACCGGCTATGGTCCGTCCCAGCCCGTGGCCAGCAACGCCACCGAGGAGGGGCGCGCCCAGAACCGTCGCGTCGAGATCACCCTGACCCCCATCGAGAGCCAGTTCCAGTAA
- the hemW gene encoding radical SAM family heme chaperone HemW, with product MIALPPLALYVHVPWCVRKCPYCDFNSHGVGREQALPEQEYLAALLADLDADLPLAAGRELVSLFIGGGTPRLMSASFYRQLLEGVAARLPTARDIEITLEANPGTLERGRFAGYREAGINRLSLGVQSFQDAQLQALGRIHSGRDAEAAVLEAREAGFDNLNLDLMHGLPGQTPELALDDLERALALAPEHLSWYQLTLEPNTEFHSRPPRLPEEEVLWDIQDLGHERLERAGLLRYEISAYAHPQRRSRHNLNYWRFGDYLGIGAGAHGKLSAVDGDAGLAIERRWKARQPEAYLRRARDPRGFIAGHSPIADEELPLEFAMNALRLVEGVSLARWRAATGRPSAVLEARLEHARKKGLLVEDADRLQASPQGLLFLNELLALIGME from the coding sequence ATGATCGCCCTGCCGCCCCTTGCGCTCTATGTGCATGTGCCCTGGTGCGTGCGCAAGTGCCCCTACTGCGACTTCAACTCCCATGGCGTCGGCCGCGAGCAGGCGCTGCCGGAGCAGGAGTACCTGGCGGCCCTGCTGGCCGACCTCGATGCCGACCTGCCGCTGGCCGCCGGTCGGGAGCTGGTCAGCCTCTTCATCGGCGGGGGCACGCCGCGCCTGATGTCGGCCTCCTTCTATCGTCAGCTGCTGGAGGGCGTCGCCGCGCGGCTGCCCACGGCCCGGGACATCGAGATCACCCTGGAGGCCAACCCGGGCACCCTGGAGCGCGGGCGCTTCGCGGGCTATCGCGAGGCGGGCATCAACCGGCTCTCCCTGGGGGTGCAGAGCTTCCAGGATGCCCAGCTGCAGGCGCTGGGTCGCATCCACTCGGGTCGTGACGCCGAGGCCGCGGTGCTCGAGGCCCGCGAGGCGGGCTTCGACAACCTCAACCTCGACCTGATGCACGGGCTACCGGGCCAGACCCCCGAGCTGGCCCTGGACGACCTGGAGCGGGCCCTGGCGCTCGCCCCCGAGCACCTCTCCTGGTACCAGCTCACCCTCGAGCCCAATACCGAGTTCCACTCCCGGCCGCCGCGGCTGCCCGAGGAGGAGGTGCTCTGGGATATCCAGGACCTGGGCCACGAGCGGCTGGAGCGGGCCGGCCTTCTGCGCTACGAGATCTCGGCCTACGCGCACCCGCAGCGGCGCTCGCGACACAACCTCAACTACTGGCGCTTCGGCGACTACCTGGGAATCGGCGCCGGCGCCCATGGCAAGCTGAGCGCTGTCGATGGCGATGCCGGCCTGGCCATCGAGCGGCGCTGGAAGGCCCGCCAGCCGGAGGCCTACCTGCGCCGCGCCCGCGACCCCCGGGGGTTCATCGCCGGCCACAGCCCCATTGCCGACGAGGAGCTGCCGCTGGAGTTCGCCATGAATGCGCTGCGTCTGGTCGAAGGGGTCTCCCTGGCGCGCTGGCGAGCCGCCACGGGCCGCCCGTCCGCCGTGCTCGAGGCGCGCCTCGAGCACGCCCGTAAAAAAGGACTTCTCGTGGAAGATGCCGATCGACTGCAGGCATCGCCTCAGGGTCTATTATTCTTGAATGAACTGCTGGCGCTGATCGGCATGGAATGA
- the rdgB gene encoding RdgB/HAM1 family non-canonical purine NTP pyrophosphatase, with protein sequence MTSTPLILASGNAGKLREFHQLLAPLGLDVRPQAEYDVPEVEETGLTFVENALLKAREASRVSGLPALADDSGLEVDALNGAPGIYSARFAGEPKSDERNNARLLERLAEVPEGQRTGRYWCVLVYLRHAEDPVPLIVQRSWKGEILAHPRGEGGFGYDPLFWLPEQGMSVAELSSAEKNRLSHRGRALQALVEALGQGPGAR encoded by the coding sequence ATGACCTCGACCCCCCTGATCCTTGCCAGCGGCAACGCCGGAAAGCTGCGCGAGTTCCACCAGCTGCTGGCGCCGCTGGGCCTCGATGTCAGGCCCCAGGCGGAGTATGACGTCCCCGAGGTGGAGGAGACCGGCCTGACCTTCGTCGAGAACGCCCTGCTCAAGGCGCGGGAGGCGAGCCGGGTCAGTGGCCTGCCGGCGTTGGCCGATGACTCGGGACTGGAGGTCGATGCGCTGAACGGGGCGCCCGGGATCTACTCGGCGCGCTTCGCCGGTGAGCCGAAGAGCGATGAGCGCAACAATGCCCGGCTGCTGGAGCGGCTGGCGGAGGTGCCCGAGGGGCAGCGAACCGGACGCTACTGGTGCGTGCTGGTCTACCTGCGCCACGCCGAGGACCCGGTGCCGCTGATCGTTCAGCGCAGCTGGAAGGGCGAGATCCTGGCCCATCCCCGCGGCGAGGGTGGCTTCGGCTACGACCCGCTGTTCTGGCTGCCCGAGCAGGGCATGAGCGTGGCCGAGCTGTCGTCGGCGGAAAAGAATCGCCTGAGCCATCGCGGGCGCGCCCTTCAGGCGCTGGTCGAGGCGCTGGGCCAAGGCCCAGGGGCACGATGA
- a CDS encoding LuxR C-terminal-related transcriptional regulator yields the protein MDQDKNMLLVTSSSPQCQLFIDYLRKQLACTITVLPPGSEWKPREIQPTLILLDADHVGEELMQKWHARAMEDERISLAAFNLLDEDHAVQTLSALHLRGVFYRSDSLEMICKGLQSLMTGELWMSRSLMTRMISFLRRQQLNSYRPVCGLTHRELEIIGLLGSGASNGEIADRLFVSEHTVKSHLYNIFRKIDVHNRIQAVNWARQNLGVPPPPDQHYPRRDAGHTRGPG from the coding sequence ATGGATCAGGATAAAAACATGCTGCTGGTGACCTCCAGCAGCCCCCAGTGCCAGCTCTTCATCGACTATCTGCGCAAGCAGCTGGCCTGCACGATCACGGTGCTGCCGCCAGGCAGCGAATGGAAGCCCAGGGAGATACAGCCCACCCTGATCCTGCTGGATGCCGACCATGTCGGTGAAGAGCTCATGCAGAAGTGGCACGCCCGCGCCATGGAGGATGAGCGAATCTCGCTGGCTGCCTTCAACCTCCTGGACGAGGATCACGCCGTGCAGACCCTCTCGGCCCTCCACCTGCGGGGCGTCTTCTACCGCAGTGACAGCCTGGAGATGATCTGCAAGGGGCTGCAGTCGCTGATGACCGGGGAGCTGTGGATGTCGCGCTCCCTGATGACCCGCATGATCTCCTTCCTGCGCCGCCAGCAGCTCAACTCCTACCGCCCGGTATGTGGGTTGACCCATCGCGAACTGGAGATCATCGGCCTGCTGGGCTCCGGGGCCTCCAACGGCGAGATCGCCGACCGCCTCTTCGTCAGCGAGCACACCGTCAAGTCACACCTCTACAACATCTTTCGCAAGATCGACGTCCACAATCGCATCCAGGCCGTCAACTGGGCTCGCCAGAACCTGGGCGTGCCGCCGCCCCCCGATCAGCACTACCCGCGACGCGACGCGGGGCATACCCGAGGCCCTGGCTGA
- a CDS encoding AAA family ATPase, which yields MPHSAAVPHRACDANESLESLVDSLVAYHRLPEAAAPHGDPVLPLVQLAQGELATIRAGLLDEEERQRLDQLGEWLEQDLVRLGSLLEARRDRLVTSWALAHPDSRLCHEGRTLLANAIGRDPGAPGADLPADPASDLAALLVGLEARGESALTRQALDRYLRLSGDYPQARLLSLFGTCHALSGARRALQRRPAPDQDPEHPARLAESMAECRRYLALAERIAEFRFPPLVIAVGVSGSGKSRFTEGLVSRLGAIRVCSDAERRRLHDLPQEITYPQGAAAAPAVDIFSEAATERTYRHLASCAGTLLDAGIPACVDATCLKRWQRDLLRQQAEARGLPCLVVSFEADEATLRRRIEKRARRQGGEVSDSLALLDHQLAEREPFGDEERLHLVHLDTTADNAAETLVDLIEEHVKLG from the coding sequence ATGCCCCACTCCGCCGCTGTGCCCCACCGGGCCTGTGATGCCAACGAGAGCCTGGAATCGCTGGTGGATTCCCTGGTGGCCTACCATCGCCTGCCCGAGGCGGCCGCACCGCATGGCGACCCCGTCCTGCCCCTGGTGCAGCTGGCGCAGGGGGAGCTGGCCACCATTCGCGCGGGCCTGCTGGACGAGGAGGAGCGCCAGCGGCTCGATCAGCTGGGTGAATGGCTGGAGCAGGACCTGGTGCGCCTCGGGTCCCTGCTCGAGGCCCGCCGCGACCGCCTGGTGACCAGCTGGGCACTGGCCCATCCCGACAGCCGCCTGTGCCATGAGGGCCGGACCCTGCTGGCCAATGCCATCGGGCGGGATCCGGGGGCGCCGGGCGCCGACCTGCCGGCCGATCCCGCCAGCGACCTGGCGGCGTTGCTGGTGGGGCTGGAGGCGCGCGGCGAGTCTGCGCTCACTCGCCAGGCGCTGGATCGCTACCTGCGCCTGTCGGGGGACTATCCCCAGGCGCGGCTGCTCTCGCTGTTCGGCACCTGCCACGCCTTGAGCGGTGCGCGTCGTGCCCTGCAGCGTCGCCCGGCGCCTGACCAGGACCCTGAGCATCCGGCGAGGCTGGCGGAGAGCATGGCCGAGTGCCGGCGCTACCTGGCCCTGGCGGAACGCATCGCCGAGTTCCGCTTCCCGCCGCTGGTGATTGCCGTGGGCGTCTCGGGCAGCGGCAAGAGCCGCTTCACCGAGGGATTGGTCAGCCGTCTGGGAGCGATCCGGGTCTGCTCGGATGCCGAGCGGCGGCGGCTCCACGACCTGCCCCAGGAGATTACCTACCCACAGGGGGCGGCAGCCGCACCGGCTGTGGATATCTTCAGTGAGGCCGCCACCGAGCGTACCTATCGCCACCTGGCGAGCTGTGCCGGCACCCTGCTGGATGCCGGCATCCCGGCCTGCGTGGATGCCACCTGCCTGAAACGCTGGCAGCGGGACCTGCTGCGGCAGCAGGCCGAGGCTCGCGGCCTGCCCTGCCTGGTGGTCAGCTTCGAGGCGGATGAGGCCACGCTCAGGCGGCGTATCGAGAAGCGTGCCCGCCGCCAGGGGGGCGAGGTGTCCGACAGCCTGGCGCTGCTCGACCATCAGCTGGCGGAACGGGAGCCCTTCGGTGACGAGGAGCGACTGCATCTGGTCCATCTGGACACCACCGCGGATAACGCCGCCGAGACGCTGGTCGATCTCATCGAGGAGCACGTGAAGCTGGGCTGA
- the hemL gene encoding glutamate-1-semialdehyde 2,1-aminomutase: protein MTTSAELFERACRHIPGGVNSPVRAFKGMQRPPVFMERAQGAYLFDVEGKRYVDYVGSWGPMITGHADPDVLGAVRERLDRGLSFGTPTAIETTMADLICEMIPSIEMVRMVNSGTEATMSAIRLARGVTGRDKIVKFEGNYHGHSDSLLVKAGSGALTHGEPSSPGVPASLAEHTVTLSYNDIDAVEQCFEEIGDQIACIIVEPVAGNMNCIPPQPGFLECLRRVCDANDSVLIFYEVMTGFRVALGGAQAHYGIRPDLTCLGKIVGGGMPVGAFGGSATIMSNISPLGPVYQAGTLSGNPLAMSAGIALLTKLREPGFHDALAQRVETLCHGLKERASAAGVEMITQHAGGMFGLFFTGQSRVDNFAQATACDADAFRRFFTAMLDEGVYLAPSAYEAGFMSSAHTPEDIQRTLDAAEKAFVTMQQG from the coding sequence ATGACCACATCCGCCGAGCTCTTCGAACGGGCCTGCCGCCACATCCCCGGCGGCGTCAATTCGCCGGTGCGCGCCTTCAAGGGCATGCAGCGTCCGCCGGTGTTCATGGAGCGCGCCCAGGGCGCCTACCTCTTCGACGTGGAGGGCAAGCGCTATGTCGACTACGTGGGCTCCTGGGGGCCGATGATCACCGGCCATGCCGACCCCGACGTGCTGGGAGCGGTGCGGGAGCGCCTGGATCGCGGGCTCTCCTTCGGCACCCCGACGGCCATCGAGACCACCATGGCGGACCTGATCTGCGAGATGATCCCCTCCATCGAGATGGTGCGCATGGTCAACTCCGGCACCGAGGCCACCATGTCGGCGATCCGCCTGGCCCGTGGAGTCACCGGCCGTGACAAGATCGTCAAGTTCGAGGGCAACTACCATGGCCACTCCGATTCGCTGCTGGTCAAGGCGGGCTCCGGGGCGCTGACCCACGGCGAGCCGAGCTCCCCCGGCGTGCCGGCCTCCCTGGCCGAGCACACGGTGACGCTCTCCTACAACGACATCGACGCCGTGGAGCAGTGCTTCGAAGAGATCGGTGACCAGATCGCCTGCATCATCGTCGAGCCGGTGGCCGGCAACATGAACTGCATTCCCCCGCAGCCGGGCTTCCTGGAGTGCCTGCGCAGGGTCTGCGATGCCAACGACAGCGTGCTGATCTTCTACGAGGTGATGACCGGTTTCCGGGTGGCGCTGGGCGGCGCCCAGGCGCATTACGGCATTCGCCCGGATCTCACCTGCCTCGGCAAGATCGTCGGCGGCGGCATGCCGGTGGGCGCCTTCGGCGGCAGCGCGACGATCATGTCCAACATCTCGCCGCTCGGCCCCGTCTATCAGGCGGGCACCCTCTCCGGCAATCCGCTGGCGATGTCCGCCGGCATCGCCCTGCTCACCAAGCTGCGCGAGCCCGGGTTCCACGACGCCCTGGCCCAGCGGGTGGAGACCCTCTGCCATGGCCTGAAGGAGCGTGCCAGCGCCGCCGGCGTGGAGATGATCACCCAGCATGCGGGTGGCATGTTCGGTCTCTTCTTCACCGGCCAGAGTCGCGTCGACAACTTCGCCCAGGCCACCGCCTGCGATGCCGACGCCTTCCGGCGCTTCTTCACCGCCATGCTGGACGAAGGCGTCTACCTGGCTCCCTCGGCCTACGAGGCGGGCTTCATGTCCAGCGCCCATACGCCGGAGGATATCCAGCGCACCCTGGATGCCGCCGAGAAGGCCTTCGTGACCATGCAGCAGGGCTGA
- the thiD gene encoding bifunctional hydroxymethylpyrimidine kinase/phosphomethylpyrimidine kinase encodes MATPETVSPHLPVVLVLAGHDPTGGAGLIADAEAIAACGGWALTIPTALTVQNCRDVQRVVPADPDIMRAAAAALDDFEVAAIKVGLVADLASLDAVTDIVRCFPGVPLVVDPVLRAGGGRELSTAELVDAFRERLLPLVDILTPNRDELARLSAQPGEDTERAVELMTLGCQAVLVTGTDSPVPGTPGDRVAHTLHTPDQSRQWSWPRLEGRYHGSGCTLAAALAARLAAGESLVGACEQAQAFTWQALANGWRPGEGQSLPRRLWRLPVTPVKGVDEPAASG; translated from the coding sequence ATGGCGACCCCCGAGACGGTGTCGCCCCATCTGCCGGTGGTGCTGGTGCTGGCCGGCCATGACCCCACCGGGGGCGCCGGCCTGATCGCCGACGCCGAGGCGATCGCCGCCTGCGGCGGCTGGGCGCTGACCATTCCCACCGCGCTGACGGTGCAGAACTGCCGCGACGTCCAGAGGGTCGTGCCCGCCGATCCCGACATCATGCGCGCCGCCGCCGCGGCGCTGGACGACTTCGAGGTCGCCGCCATCAAGGTGGGCCTGGTGGCCGACCTGGCCAGTCTGGATGCGGTGACCGACATCGTGCGGTGCTTCCCCGGCGTGCCGCTGGTGGTTGATCCGGTGCTCAGGGCCGGCGGTGGCCGTGAGTTGTCCACAGCCGAGCTGGTGGATGCCTTCCGCGAGCGGCTGCTGCCCCTGGTGGATATCCTGACCCCGAATAGGGACGAACTGGCCCGGCTCTCCGCCCAGCCCGGCGAGGATACCGAGCGGGCGGTGGAGCTGATGACCCTGGGCTGCCAGGCGGTGCTGGTCACCGGCACCGACTCGCCGGTGCCCGGCACGCCGGGTGATCGCGTGGCGCATACCCTGCACACGCCGGATCAGAGTCGACAATGGAGCTGGCCCCGCCTGGAAGGGCGCTACCACGGCTCCGGCTGTACCCTGGCCGCGGCCCTGGCGGCGCGGCTGGCCGCCGGTGAGTCGCTGGTGGGCGCCTGCGAGCAGGCCCAGGCCTTCACCTGGCAGGCGCTGGCCAACGGCTGGCGGCCCGGTGAGGGACAGTCGTTGCCGCGCCGGCTATGGCGACTGCCCGTGACGCCGGTCAAGGGAGTGGACGAGCCGGCTGCCTCCGGGTGA
- the hemJ gene encoding protoporphyrinogen oxidase HemJ, translating to MYLWIKALHLIAMVTWFAALFYLPRLYVYHAMARDRGEQQAIDHFLVMERKLYRGIMTPSMIAVLVFGGWMLYLMPFWLSQGWLHAKLLLVALLVAYHHVCLIYLKQLRDGRCTKSHVFFRWFNELPVIALLIIIFLAVLKPF from the coding sequence ATGTATCTGTGGATCAAGGCCCTGCACCTGATCGCCATGGTGACCTGGTTCGCCGCCCTCTTCTATCTGCCGCGCCTCTATGTCTACCACGCCATGGCGCGGGATCGCGGCGAGCAGCAGGCGATCGACCACTTCCTTGTCATGGAGCGCAAGCTCTACCGGGGCATCATGACCCCCTCGATGATCGCGGTGCTGGTGTTCGGCGGCTGGATGCTCTACCTGATGCCCTTCTGGCTCAGCCAGGGCTGGCTGCATGCCAAGCTGCTGCTGGTGGCGCTGCTGGTGGCCTACCACCACGTCTGCCTGATCTACCTCAAGCAGCTGCGCGACGGGCGCTGCACGAAGAGCCACGTCTTCTTCCGCTGGTTCAACGAGCTGCCGGTGATCGCCCTGCTGATCATCATCTTCCTCGCCGTGCTCAAGCCCTTCTGA
- a CDS encoding chloride channel protein, producing the protein MPRFSLPDLSLEGFRQRLASVDALPQLCVLGVVSGLITGGFMVGFRLLIDLGALAFMPGGDPEAFEGLSPQVRSALPILAVILVGVFLWRQPEKARKLGVGHVMERLTYHQGRFPLRNWLNQWWVGVVTVLGGLSAGREGPAIHLGAAASSGLGQQLRLPHNSLRVLVACGTAAGISASFNTPIAGVIFAMEVVMMEYTIAGFMPVILASTMGALVAQLVYGSEPAFQVPTVSLGSLSNLPWLVVTALVIGLLAGLFIHVARSEWIKGLPVWLRLSLVAVATAGVAWWYPEVQGIGYDSLSASLTGDLAVDVLLALVVAKLLLTAITVASGIPIGIIGPVLVIGAAAGALMGLLGGWIWPGRGADPGVYAMLGMAAMMGAVLQAPLAALMALLELTHNPNIILPGMLAVVVSGLTSRQLCRCDGFFISATRHGLHPLQQPLMQALSRVSVPAVMERSLERTPRMVTRERARALLTRNPIWVLIERSSDDKPVLALKAADLARWLMEAESEPRAEDGDGEGEDAELIDLLEIPGLRLELAPIHLQATLSEAFERLNDQAVDALYVEHGNRPKQKRISGIITRGAIERYYSLKE; encoded by the coding sequence GTGCCGCGTTTCTCACTGCCGGACTTAAGCCTGGAGGGCTTCCGCCAGCGCCTGGCCAGCGTAGACGCCCTCCCCCAGCTCTGCGTGCTGGGGGTGGTGTCGGGGCTGATCACCGGGGGCTTCATGGTCGGCTTCCGGCTGCTGATCGACCTCGGCGCCCTGGCCTTCATGCCCGGCGGCGACCCCGAGGCCTTCGAGGGGCTATCGCCCCAGGTGCGCTCGGCCCTGCCGATCCTGGCGGTGATCCTCGTTGGCGTCTTCCTGTGGCGCCAGCCCGAGAAGGCCCGCAAGCTGGGCGTCGGCCACGTGATGGAACGGCTCACCTACCATCAGGGGCGCTTTCCCCTGCGCAACTGGCTCAACCAGTGGTGGGTCGGCGTGGTCACGGTGCTCGGCGGGCTCTCCGCCGGCCGCGAGGGGCCGGCGATTCACCTCGGGGCGGCGGCCTCCAGCGGCCTCGGCCAGCAGCTGCGCCTGCCTCACAACAGTCTGCGGGTGCTGGTCGCCTGCGGCACCGCCGCCGGGATCTCCGCCTCCTTCAATACCCCCATCGCCGGGGTCATCTTCGCCATGGAAGTGGTGATGATGGAGTACACCATCGCCGGCTTCATGCCGGTCATCCTGGCCTCCACCATGGGAGCGTTGGTGGCCCAACTGGTCTACGGCTCCGAGCCGGCCTTTCAGGTGCCCACGGTGAGCCTGGGCTCCCTCTCCAACCTGCCCTGGCTGGTGGTGACGGCGCTGGTGATCGGCCTGCTGGCGGGGCTCTTCATCCACGTGGCGCGCAGCGAATGGATCAAGGGGCTGCCGGTGTGGCTGCGCCTTTCGCTGGTGGCCGTGGCCACCGCCGGCGTGGCCTGGTGGTACCCCGAGGTGCAGGGCATCGGCTATGACAGCCTGAGTGCTTCGCTGACCGGGGACCTGGCGGTGGACGTGCTGCTGGCGCTGGTGGTGGCCAAGCTGCTGCTGACGGCGATCACCGTGGCCAGCGGCATTCCGATCGGCATCATCGGCCCGGTGCTGGTGATCGGCGCGGCGGCGGGGGCGCTGATGGGGCTGCTCGGCGGCTGGATCTGGCCCGGGCGGGGCGCCGATCCGGGGGTCTATGCGATGCTCGGCATGGCGGCGATGATGGGGGCGGTGCTGCAGGCGCCGCTGGCGGCACTGATGGCCCTGCTGGAGCTGACCCACAATCCCAACATCATCCTCCCCGGCATGCTGGCGGTGGTGGTCTCCGGGCTCACCTCGCGGCAGCTGTGCCGCTGCGACGGCTTCTTCATCAGTGCGACCCGCCATGGCCTGCACCCGCTGCAGCAGCCGCTGATGCAGGCGCTCTCCCGGGTCTCGGTGCCGGCGGTCATGGAGCGCAGCCTGGAGCGCACGCCGCGCATGGTGACGCGGGAGCGCGCTCGGGCGCTGCTGACCCGCAACCCCATCTGGGTCCTGATCGAACGCTCCAGCGACGACAAGCCGGTGCTGGCATTGAAGGCCGCCGACCTGGCGCGCTGGCTGATGGAGGCCGAGTCGGAGCCGCGAGCGGAGGACGGGGACGGCGAAGGAGAAGACGCCGAGCTCATCGACCTGCTGGAGATTCCCGGCCTGCGCCTGGAGCTGGCGCCCATCCACCTGCAGGCGACCCTCTCCGAGGCCTTCGAGCGACTCAACGACCAGGCGGTGGATGCGCTCTACGTGGAGCATGGCAACCGCCCGAAACAGAAGCGGATTTCCGGTATCATCACGCGCGGCGCCATCGAGCGATACTATTCGCTCAAGGAGTAG